In the genome of Pelobacter seleniigenes DSM 18267, one region contains:
- a CDS encoding biotin/lipoyl-containing protein, with protein MRKYKLKLNDKDFEVQLNSLSAEEALLEINGKEYTVSIDSIAEVLPEGADAILAPVVSAAPLASGRPKGPVAASDGSVLAPIPGSIMQVYVKVGDTVKVGQALFKMEAMKMENEINARAEGKITAVNIKVGDSVNQGDELMTIE; from the coding sequence AAGTTGAATGATAAAGATTTTGAAGTGCAATTGAACAGCCTGAGTGCTGAAGAAGCCTTGTTGGAAATCAACGGCAAGGAATATACCGTTTCCATCGACTCGATTGCCGAGGTGTTGCCGGAAGGAGCGGATGCCATTCTGGCCCCGGTGGTGAGCGCTGCGCCGCTGGCCTCAGGTAGACCCAAAGGACCGGTCGCCGCCAGCGACGGTTCGGTGCTGGCCCCGATTCCGGGGTCCATCATGCAGGTCTATGTCAAGGTCGGCGATACGGTCAAGGTCGGTCAGGCCCTGTTCAAAATGGAAGCCATGAAGATGGAAAATGAAATCAACGCTCGCGCTGAAGGCAAAATCACCGCCGTGAATATCAAGGTTGGTGACAGTGTCAATCAGGGCGATGAGTTGATGACCATCGAATGA